Proteins from a genomic interval of Marmoricola sp. OAE513:
- a CDS encoding CocE/NonD family hydrolase translates to MSRARTSLLAVAALALSTVATVLPSSSVQAAPTATKLRIAASDGTSLAATLTSEDVTAPRPTVVEFTPYGENGASFTVGPEYNYLSVQVRGTGDSDGSFDVLGPKSQKDVVDALTWACAQPWSNGDLALAGFSASAIIIFNSLHQTLPCVKAAVLRSGTFELYRDLLVPGGIPNSVPGLAVLLGIGGLAAAQGPQRLVRNPSSSLDVITGLLTAGLDAGLLHPALDSFWKERGFRGNANNIPTLLIDGAFDVEPRGDYQAFQQLRSDGVETHLLVVGGHDGAPRGTDNGVAEVGKWFDHYVRGIDNGVETQPAVQMLLANGDREDMLAGKFVTLDGAGWPLPGTTWTPLFLSRTKSGAAASLNDGSLRTGSPDAASALQLYPAVTSLPTATDPNTIATIAGGDSSPSLNTFFNFVPALSNMNLSNLTGLTYTSPKLKQAVTAAGPATLDVKLATLMPASNIWAVISDVSPDGQSHPMAVGRLNTAFPDVVDSKSLFSGGNLVQPYGDYSKIKLGLPGVPRSYHVEFWPIANKFDAGHRIQLSIVGQSALSLPGLPSLNTVQLGGTSGTRLMFPTAPGSNLAAALQ, encoded by the coding sequence ATGAGCCGAGCCCGGACCTCCCTCCTCGCCGTCGCCGCCCTCGCGTTGAGCACGGTCGCGACCGTCCTGCCGTCGTCCTCCGTGCAGGCGGCGCCGACCGCGACGAAGCTGCGCATCGCTGCCTCTGACGGCACCAGCCTCGCCGCCACGCTGACCAGCGAGGACGTGACCGCTCCGCGGCCGACGGTCGTCGAGTTCACCCCGTACGGCGAGAACGGCGCTTCCTTCACGGTGGGCCCGGAGTACAACTACCTCAGCGTCCAGGTGCGCGGGACCGGTGACAGTGACGGCTCCTTCGACGTGCTCGGCCCGAAGTCCCAGAAGGATGTCGTCGACGCCCTCACCTGGGCCTGCGCCCAGCCGTGGAGCAACGGCGACCTCGCGCTGGCTGGCTTCTCTGCGAGCGCGATCATCATCTTCAACTCGCTCCACCAGACGCTGCCGTGCGTGAAGGCAGCCGTGCTGCGCTCCGGCACGTTCGAGCTCTACCGCGATCTGCTGGTGCCGGGCGGCATCCCGAACTCGGTGCCGGGTCTGGCGGTCCTCCTCGGCATCGGCGGACTGGCGGCTGCGCAGGGTCCGCAGCGGCTGGTCCGCAACCCGTCGTCGTCGCTCGACGTCATCACCGGCCTGCTGACCGCCGGCCTCGACGCCGGGCTGCTGCACCCGGCGCTGGACTCGTTCTGGAAGGAGCGCGGGTTCCGGGGCAACGCCAACAACATCCCGACGCTGCTGATCGACGGCGCGTTCGACGTCGAACCGCGCGGTGACTACCAGGCCTTCCAGCAGCTCCGCTCCGACGGCGTCGAGACGCACCTGCTGGTGGTCGGCGGGCACGACGGCGCACCCCGCGGCACCGACAACGGCGTGGCCGAGGTGGGCAAGTGGTTCGACCACTACGTCCGCGGGATCGACAACGGCGTCGAGACCCAGCCGGCTGTGCAGATGCTGCTGGCCAACGGCGACCGCGAGGACATGCTCGCCGGCAAGTTCGTCACCCTCGACGGTGCCGGCTGGCCGCTGCCCGGGACGACCTGGACCCCGTTGTTCCTGTCCCGGACCAAGTCGGGTGCGGCCGCGTCGTTGAACGACGGCAGCTTGCGCACCGGCTCGCCGGACGCCGCCTCGGCACTGCAGCTCTACCCGGCGGTCACCTCCTTGCCGACGGCGACCGACCCGAACACGATCGCCACGATCGCGGGCGGCGACAGCAGTCCTTCGCTGAACACGTTCTTCAATTTCGTCCCGGCGCTGAGCAACATGAACCTGTCCAACCTCACCGGCCTGACCTACACCTCGCCGAAGCTCAAGCAGGCCGTCACGGCTGCCGGTCCGGCGACGCTCGACGTCAAGCTCGCGACGCTGATGCCGGCCAGCAACATCTGGGCGGTGATCTCCGACGTCTCGCCGGACGGCCAGTCGCACCCGATGGCGGTCGGACGGCTGAACACAGCGTTCCCCGACGTGGTGGACAGCAAGTCGCTGTTCTCCGGCGGCAACCTGGTCCAGCCGTACGGCGACTACTCCAAGATCAAGCTCGGCCTGCCCGGCGTGCCGCGCAGCTACCACGTCGAGTTCTGGCCGATCGCGAACAAGTTCGACGCCGGCCACCGGATCCAGCTCTCGATCGTCGGCCAGTCCGCGCTCTCGCTGCCGGGTCTGCCGTCGCTCAACACGGTGCAGCTCGGCGGCACCAGTGGCACCCGACTGATGTTCCCGACCGCTCCCGGCAGCAACCTGGCGGCCGCCCTGCAGTAG
- a CDS encoding TetR/AcrR family transcriptional regulator produces the protein MTADPAPRRRGRPPLEGRRDEILDAAVEVMAARGIEGTSLAQLAEELGLSTYALTYHFGSKDGLLTAIAGHVETHLQQEFDGLAALGDPSARTLVTGYWAKYGRTGAAGSTRLWLELALIASRDPDRFPGFLDAMVDGWRRTIVTFIGDEHPHAEQIASIAFATILGLELLELHRPGTVTETTLDGLVALYEISAGTSQAGQV, from the coding sequence ATGACCGCCGATCCGGCCCCGCGCCGTCGCGGCCGACCTCCGCTGGAGGGCCGGCGCGACGAGATCCTCGACGCGGCCGTGGAGGTGATGGCCGCCCGCGGCATCGAGGGCACCAGCCTCGCCCAGCTGGCCGAGGAGCTGGGCCTGAGCACCTATGCGCTGACCTACCACTTCGGTTCCAAGGACGGCCTGCTCACCGCGATCGCGGGCCACGTGGAGACGCACCTGCAGCAGGAGTTCGACGGCCTCGCTGCGCTGGGCGACCCGAGCGCACGCACGTTGGTGACGGGCTACTGGGCCAAGTACGGCCGGACCGGTGCGGCCGGCTCGACCCGGCTCTGGCTCGAGCTCGCGCTGATCGCCAGTCGTGACCCTGATCGCTTCCCGGGCTTCCTCGACGCCATGGTCGACGGCTGGCGCCGGACGATCGTCACCTTCATCGGCGACGAGCATCCGCACGCCGAGCAGATCGCCTCGATCGCCTTCGCGACCATCCTCGGTCTGGAGCTGCTCGAGCTGCACCGGCCCGGCACCGTCACCGAGACGACCCTCGACGGCCTGGTCGCGCTGTACGAGATCTCGGCGGGGACCTCGCAGGCCGGCCAGGTGTAA
- a CDS encoding DUF6518 family protein has translation MIALPSQTRPTQTRPAPLTLPEDARTLLVVPAVVGVALGIGDLVAMNHIGYPWANLANASAVWALGAFLLGVGLRTDPLRSAVAGVVMLLVAVEAYYLWAVLTDQAGTATLWSANTRMWLVFGVCAGTVFGIAGSWVTQGEWWQKVVAAATGGGVLLGEALHIWAGLGWTTLSQPGSGYHLDLAWTGLLLAGLGVGVVVATGRTPRVLAPALALSVPTALFFAAAFSAVGIAA, from the coding sequence ATGATCGCGCTCCCGAGCCAGACCCGACCCACCCAGACTCGACCTGCCCCGCTCACCCTGCCCGAGGACGCCCGCACGCTGCTCGTCGTCCCGGCGGTCGTCGGCGTCGCTCTCGGCATCGGCGACCTGGTCGCCATGAACCACATCGGCTACCCGTGGGCGAACCTCGCCAATGCGAGCGCGGTCTGGGCGCTCGGTGCTTTCCTGCTCGGCGTCGGCTTGCGCACCGACCCCCTGCGCTCCGCCGTCGCTGGTGTCGTGATGCTGCTCGTCGCTGTCGAGGCTTACTACCTCTGGGCCGTGCTCACCGACCAGGCCGGCACGGCGACGCTCTGGTCGGCGAACACCCGGATGTGGTTGGTCTTCGGCGTCTGCGCCGGGACCGTGTTCGGCATCGCCGGGTCGTGGGTGACCCAGGGCGAGTGGTGGCAGAAGGTCGTGGCTGCTGCAACCGGCGGCGGCGTGCTGCTCGGCGAGGCGCTGCACATCTGGGCCGGGCTCGGCTGGACGACGCTCAGCCAACCGGGTAGCGGGTACCACCTCGACCTGGCGTGGACCGGGCTGCTGCTGGCCGGGCTCGGCGTCGGCGTCGTGGTCGCGACCGGGCGTACGCCGAGGGTGCTGGCGCCGGCGCTGGCGCTGAGCGTTCCGACCGCATTGTTCTTCGCGGCTGCTTTCTCGGCGGTGGGGATCGCCGCCTGA
- a CDS encoding SDR family oxidoreductase, with amino-acid sequence MTAPPVAIVTGGAGGIGLATARALGVDHHVVLASTNRRKLDDAASLLRAEGHSVESIACDIADRSSVESVFVRAAARGPVRAVVHSAGVSPQMGSGEQLLEVNARGTANVGETALQNLGDGAAVVLVASLAAYTFPDLVMPTRTYRTALTDVDAFTRRLKALHRVVPEPLRPGIAYAVGKHFTRWYAAERAGAFGAVGARILSVSPGAFDTDMGHLERRTGSGVIVANSALKRYGRPEEVAALIAYCVSPRARYLTGTDILCDGGARAGQTVGVTLQLARRIWSDR; translated from the coding sequence GTGACCGCCCCGCCGGTCGCGATCGTCACCGGCGGGGCCGGCGGGATCGGGCTCGCCACGGCGCGCGCCCTCGGCGTCGACCACCACGTCGTGCTGGCCAGCACGAACCGGCGGAAGCTCGACGACGCGGCCTCGCTCCTCCGCGCGGAGGGGCACTCGGTCGAGTCGATCGCGTGCGACATCGCCGACCGTTCCTCGGTCGAGTCCGTGTTCGTCCGGGCCGCGGCGAGAGGACCTGTGAGGGCGGTCGTCCACTCCGCCGGCGTCAGCCCCCAGATGGGTTCGGGCGAGCAGCTCCTGGAGGTGAACGCGCGCGGGACGGCGAACGTCGGGGAAACCGCACTGCAGAACCTGGGCGACGGCGCTGCGGTCGTGCTCGTCGCCTCCCTGGCGGCGTACACCTTCCCCGACCTGGTCATGCCGACCCGCACGTACCGCACGGCCCTGACGGACGTCGATGCGTTCACGCGCAGGTTGAAGGCCCTCCACCGGGTCGTGCCGGAGCCTCTGCGACCCGGGATCGCGTACGCCGTGGGCAAGCACTTCACCCGCTGGTACGCCGCCGAGCGCGCCGGAGCTTTCGGGGCTGTCGGCGCTCGCATCCTCTCGGTCTCACCGGGCGCCTTCGACACCGACATGGGTCACCTCGAGAGGAGGACCGGGTCCGGAGTCATCGTCGCCAACTCCGCGCTGAAGCGGTACGGCCGGCCCGAGGAGGTCGCGGCCCTGATCGCGTACTGCGTCAGCCCTCGTGCGCGGTACCTGACCGGGACCGACATCCTGTGCGACGGCGGAGCCCGCGCCGGTCAGACCGTTGGCGTCACCCTCCAGCTCGCGCGACGCATCTGGTCCGACCGGTAA
- a CDS encoding SDR family oxidoreductase, with product MQSVAVVTGGSGGMGLATAGALGRDHHVVIADLDEERLVTAIAALARDGVSATGLTADVTDRAAVQRLFAEAAALGPVAAVAHTAGVSPQMGSSDLIVRVNALGTIHVTQAALGVVAPGAGVVLVASLAAHMFPRVIVPRRHFRLADTDPERMVRKLTAAADRGPREVRSAFAYAISKSFVVHHASRNAARFADRGARIISVSPGTFDTEMGRLEVKSGSDRMLDFAAIKRFGRPEEVADLMAFCVSQRAGYLTGVDILLDGGTRAGMGLRELVQLARRTSELRGAGS from the coding sequence ATGCAGAGTGTCGCTGTTGTCACCGGAGGGAGCGGGGGGATGGGCCTGGCCACCGCCGGCGCCCTGGGACGCGACCACCACGTCGTGATCGCCGATCTGGATGAGGAGCGTCTCGTCACCGCGATCGCTGCCCTGGCGCGGGACGGTGTCAGCGCCACCGGACTGACCGCGGACGTGACCGATCGTGCAGCCGTGCAACGTCTGTTTGCCGAGGCGGCGGCGCTCGGTCCTGTCGCTGCCGTTGCCCACACAGCAGGCGTCAGCCCGCAGATGGGCTCATCGGACCTGATCGTGCGCGTGAACGCTCTCGGCACGATTCACGTCACCCAGGCAGCCCTCGGCGTCGTGGCCCCGGGGGCGGGTGTCGTCCTGGTTGCCTCGCTGGCGGCGCACATGTTCCCGCGGGTGATCGTTCCTCGTCGCCACTTCCGCCTCGCGGACACCGACCCCGAGCGGATGGTCCGCAAGCTGACTGCGGCTGCCGACCGTGGACCGCGCGAGGTGCGGTCGGCCTTTGCCTACGCGATCTCCAAGAGCTTCGTGGTCCACCACGCCAGCCGGAATGCGGCTCGTTTCGCCGATCGTGGTGCGCGAATCATCTCGGTGTCTCCGGGAACCTTCGACACCGAGATGGGTCGCCTGGAGGTCAAGAGCGGGTCGGACCGAATGCTCGACTTCGCTGCGATCAAGCGGTTCGGGCGCCCGGAGGAGGTCGCCGACCTGATGGCCTTCTGCGTCAGCCAGAGGGCCGGCTACCTCACCGGTGTGGACATCCTCCTCGACGGAGGCACCCGCGCCGGGATGGGTCTGCGCGAGCTGGTCCAGCTTGCCCGGCGTACCTCTGAGCTCCGCGGGGCCGGCTCGTGA
- a CDS encoding ABC transporter substrate-binding protein, with amino-acid sequence MGVALAVAASVLAGCGGSALDPADVARANSAALGTSVSATAGPGQTTQVAPGGQPGGVQPVAGGGQVGGEPVTPGGSAGGSVRGSGGGGGAPATGSGVKAGSCAGFKNFTGISDSAITVATIADQSGPVPGIFTPAVQATKAYAAYFNSTSSLCGRKLEVKAYDSQTNTSADQVATQKSCDETFAAVGSMSAFDTGGAATAVKCKIPEIHAIVTNDARAQCGNCFGAEAPLGKFFPNAVPDYFTRTNKPATQKAAMVYVNASAGVDAAKGQVRAEEKRGWKFVYVSPFDIAEFNYGPYVQNMKSKGVRIVQMYGSAEMGVRMARAMESAGFKPDLFINTAVMYDKNYASGGKAVDKSVVVAGFTPFEDAAQNPEMRLYLKWLQQVAPGAQPTYPGLYAWSAARLFVERATALGGRLTRANLVASLKQVHRWTANGLHAPQDVGAKKAAGCVRFLQVTSGKWSSYGGDKYHCGGITSFR; translated from the coding sequence GTGGGTGTTGCACTGGCCGTGGCGGCCAGCGTGCTGGCCGGCTGCGGCGGCTCCGCGCTCGACCCGGCGGATGTCGCACGGGCGAACTCGGCGGCGCTGGGAACATCGGTGTCCGCGACTGCCGGACCCGGCCAGACGACACAGGTCGCGCCCGGCGGACAACCTGGAGGGGTGCAACCTGTCGCCGGCGGTGGACAGGTCGGGGGCGAGCCGGTGACCCCCGGTGGTTCTGCGGGAGGCAGTGTTCGTGGTTCCGGTGGTGGCGGGGGCGCTCCCGCGACGGGTTCCGGGGTCAAGGCTGGGTCCTGCGCAGGATTCAAGAACTTCACCGGTATCAGCGACTCCGCGATCACGGTGGCGACGATCGCCGACCAGAGCGGACCGGTCCCCGGCATCTTCACCCCCGCCGTGCAGGCCACCAAGGCTTATGCGGCCTACTTCAACTCCACCTCGTCGCTCTGCGGTCGCAAGCTCGAGGTGAAGGCGTACGACAGCCAGACCAACACCAGCGCGGACCAGGTCGCCACGCAGAAGTCCTGCGACGAGACGTTCGCGGCGGTCGGCTCGATGTCGGCGTTCGACACCGGTGGCGCCGCTACCGCGGTGAAGTGCAAGATCCCCGAGATACACGCGATCGTCACCAACGACGCGCGTGCGCAGTGCGGCAACTGCTTCGGAGCCGAAGCACCGCTGGGCAAGTTCTTCCCCAACGCGGTGCCGGACTACTTCACCCGCACCAACAAGCCGGCGACCCAGAAGGCCGCCATGGTCTACGTCAACGCGTCGGCAGGCGTCGACGCCGCCAAGGGGCAGGTTCGGGCCGAGGAGAAGCGGGGGTGGAAATTCGTCTACGTCTCGCCGTTCGACATCGCCGAGTTCAACTACGGACCGTACGTGCAGAACATGAAGTCCAAGGGCGTGCGGATCGTGCAGATGTACGGATCCGCCGAGATGGGCGTCCGGATGGCGCGGGCGATGGAGTCGGCCGGGTTCAAGCCGGACCTCTTCATCAACACAGCGGTCATGTACGACAAGAACTACGCCTCCGGCGGCAAGGCGGTGGACAAATCCGTGGTCGTCGCGGGCTTCACCCCGTTCGAGGACGCTGCCCAGAACCCGGAGATGCGCCTCTACCTGAAGTGGCTCCAGCAGGTCGCCCCTGGTGCGCAGCCGACCTACCCCGGCCTCTACGCCTGGTCTGCTGCACGACTGTTCGTCGAGCGGGCCACGGCGCTGGGGGGCCGCCTGACCCGAGCCAACCTCGTAGCCAGTCTCAAGCAGGTCCACCGCTGGACCGCCAACGGTCTGCACGCCCCTCAGGACGTGGGCGCCAAGAAGGCAGCCGGCTGCGTGCGCTTCCTGCAGGTGACCTCAGGCAAGTGGTCCTCCTACGGCGGGGACAAGTACCACTGCGGCGGCATCACCAGCTTCCGCTGA
- a CDS encoding cytochrome P450 produces MPTNSSPLDSISIPDIARRAVALNVAGVARTMARGRRGWVGGVNTDYDPLDPSTAAQPYEAYRRLHETGRVHYNPRRATWILSRIDDVRDALRATDKVTSAVGVTRFRIAAPLVVLTDGAQHSALRKQIQPAFTRGAMDSWRAMTHKLATELLDELLSDPAGEVMAKLAVPMPMNLIAHVLGVPDVDLDDFRRWSESAVRIMDTSATFEGAKHTAQALAALKSLHTYFHRQFRAGHLKESDTVLGRLLVNETNGLGDNDLFLIAILLLIAGNETTTNLLGGLFDSLASNPDQYDLLRSNPDLVPAAIEEQLRFSSPIQNLYRYTCADYEVAGVTIPTGSRILLSFGAANRDPAAFENPDEYRIDRENKTHVGFGYGAHMCVGAPLARMETQSVLTELVARIERIEHAGPVTWSTNSSLRGPTRLPVKLHLAR; encoded by the coding sequence ATGCCTACCAACTCCTCCCCCCTCGACAGCATCAGCATCCCGGACATCGCGCGCCGAGCGGTTGCCCTGAACGTGGCTGGCGTCGCCCGAACGATGGCGAGGGGGCGCCGCGGTTGGGTCGGCGGGGTCAACACCGACTACGACCCTCTGGACCCCAGCACCGCCGCGCAGCCGTACGAGGCGTACCGGCGTCTCCACGAGACCGGGCGTGTGCACTACAACCCGCGGCGAGCGACGTGGATCCTGAGTCGGATCGACGACGTCCGCGACGCGCTGCGCGCCACCGACAAGGTCACCAGCGCCGTGGGCGTCACGCGGTTCCGGATCGCTGCACCGCTGGTCGTCCTGACCGACGGGGCCCAGCACAGCGCCCTGCGCAAGCAGATCCAGCCCGCCTTCACGCGTGGCGCGATGGACTCGTGGCGTGCCATGACCCACAAGCTCGCCACCGAGCTGCTCGACGAGCTTCTCAGCGACCCGGCCGGGGAGGTCATGGCCAAGCTTGCCGTCCCCATGCCCATGAACCTCATTGCGCACGTTCTCGGTGTACCGGACGTCGACCTCGACGACTTCCGACGGTGGTCCGAATCCGCGGTGCGCATCATGGACACCTCCGCCACCTTCGAAGGAGCCAAGCACACCGCTCAGGCACTCGCCGCACTGAAGTCGCTGCACACCTACTTCCACCGACAGTTCCGAGCGGGCCATCTCAAGGAGTCCGACACCGTCCTCGGTCGCCTCCTCGTCAACGAGACCAACGGCCTCGGGGACAACGACCTGTTCCTCATCGCGATCCTTCTGCTCATCGCCGGCAACGAGACCACCACCAACCTGCTCGGCGGCCTGTTCGACAGCCTTGCCAGCAACCCGGACCAGTACGACTTGCTCCGCAGCAACCCCGACCTCGTCCCCGCCGCCATTGAGGAACAGCTCCGGTTCAGCAGCCCGATCCAGAACCTCTACCGCTACACCTGCGCCGACTACGAGGTCGCCGGCGTCACCATTCCGACGGGCTCGCGCATCCTCTTGTCCTTCGGCGCAGCCAATCGAGATCCGGCGGCCTTCGAGAACCCGGACGAGTACCGCATCGACCGCGAGAACAAGACGCATGTGGGGTTCGGCTACGGCGCGCACATGTGCGTCGGCGCACCGCTCGCCCGCATGGAGACCCAGAGCGTTCTGACCGAGCTGGTCGCCCGGATCGAGCGGATAGAGCACGCCGGCCCCGTGACCTGGTCGACGAACAGCTCACTGCGAGGGCCGACCAGGCTGCCCGTGAAGCTGCATCTGGCGCGTTGA
- a CDS encoding TetR/AcrR family transcriptional regulator — MGRPQEIDVDVLLGHARDLWVENGMQALTIRALSARSGVSNGAIYHHFASRNHLLGEVWAREAAIFRAFQRDRIQRARDEGGPVDAVVAAALATGEYAEVEGAAVRVLLASRPDVLNEAELTAPVVEQLREHRADAAGLVAKLAVDVWGRGDVDAMILMRNCVVDIPARLFMGGRRPNDPLARYAIEHAVRGLLEAGPPGS, encoded by the coding sequence ATGGGCCGCCCGCAGGAGATCGACGTCGACGTACTGCTCGGCCACGCGCGGGACCTCTGGGTGGAGAACGGGATGCAGGCCCTGACCATCAGAGCGCTCAGCGCGAGGTCGGGGGTGTCGAACGGTGCGATCTACCACCACTTCGCCTCCCGCAACCACCTGCTCGGGGAGGTCTGGGCGCGCGAGGCAGCGATCTTCCGTGCCTTCCAGAGGGACCGGATCCAGCGCGCCCGCGACGAGGGCGGTCCGGTCGACGCGGTCGTCGCCGCAGCACTGGCCACCGGTGAGTACGCCGAGGTCGAGGGTGCTGCCGTTCGGGTCCTGCTCGCCTCGCGGCCGGACGTGCTCAACGAGGCCGAGCTGACGGCTCCGGTCGTCGAGCAGCTCCGCGAGCACCGCGCCGACGCTGCCGGCCTGGTCGCCAAGCTCGCCGTCGACGTCTGGGGGCGGGGCGACGTCGACGCCATGATCCTGATGCGCAACTGCGTCGTCGACATCCCGGCCCGGCTGTTCATGGGTGGGCGGAGGCCCAACGATCCGCTCGCTCGCTATGCGATCGAGCATGCTGTCCGCGGGCTCCTCGAGGCCGGTCCGCCGGGCTCCTGA
- a CDS encoding ATP-binding cassette domain-containing protein, giving the protein MARPDAPGTGLAIEVVDAGKVIDGVTVLDGVTFTAHPGRVTAFLGPNGAGKSSTLRAILGIDHLDTGHAHIGGKPFRDHARPLAVAGALLSPDAAHPTRSARGHLEVVAVSNGLPRSAVTAVIELVGLGDIVDLPFGQMSLGMRQRLGLATALIADPAVVILDEPHNGLDAAAIRWLRQVLRLLADAGRTVLLSSHLMGELEQIADDVVVIDAGRVVASGSLAAFVEGSSLEERYLATVSSA; this is encoded by the coding sequence GTGGCACGTCCTGACGCGCCGGGGACCGGCCTCGCGATCGAGGTCGTCGACGCCGGCAAGGTGATCGACGGGGTCACCGTCCTCGACGGCGTCACCTTCACCGCGCACCCCGGACGCGTGACCGCGTTCCTCGGTCCGAACGGTGCCGGCAAGTCCTCGACGCTGCGAGCCATCCTCGGCATCGACCACCTCGACACCGGGCACGCGCACATCGGCGGCAAGCCGTTCCGCGACCACGCCCGCCCGCTCGCCGTCGCCGGCGCACTTCTCTCCCCGGACGCCGCGCACCCGACCCGGTCGGCACGCGGACACCTCGAGGTGGTGGCGGTCAGCAACGGTCTGCCGCGGTCCGCGGTGACTGCGGTGATCGAGCTCGTCGGTCTCGGCGACATCGTGGACCTGCCGTTCGGGCAGATGTCGTTGGGCATGCGGCAGCGGCTCGGGCTCGCCACGGCGCTCATCGCCGATCCGGCGGTGGTGATCCTGGACGAGCCGCACAACGGTCTCGATGCCGCGGCGATCCGCTGGCTGCGGCAGGTGCTGCGGTTGCTCGCCGACGCGGGCCGCACCGTGCTTCTCTCCAGCCACCTGATGGGCGAGCTCGAGCAGATCGCGGACGACGTGGTGGTCATCGACGCCGGCCGGGTGGTCGCGTCCGGTTCCCTGGCCGCCTTCGTCGAGGGGTCCTCCCTCGAGGAGCGCTACCTCGCGACGGTGAGCTCGGCATGA
- a CDS encoding DoxX family protein produces MDNTFWELVIFVGRLLFVFLFIGSAIGHLTQTDAMAGYAESRGVTAPPPKLAVQISGIAFLAAGVSILLGIWGDIGSLGLAVLLVITAVMMHAFWKETDPMAKQMEMVAFNKDIALAGAALFLWVYFHFDLVPWTITGPLFDAY; encoded by the coding sequence ATGGACAACACCTTCTGGGAGCTCGTGATCTTCGTCGGGCGCCTGCTGTTCGTCTTCCTGTTCATCGGTTCCGCCATCGGTCACCTGACGCAGACCGATGCGATGGCCGGTTACGCCGAGTCGCGCGGTGTCACGGCTCCGCCGCCCAAGCTCGCCGTGCAGATCAGCGGCATCGCCTTCCTCGCGGCCGGCGTCTCGATCCTCCTCGGCATCTGGGGAGACATCGGGTCGCTCGGTCTGGCCGTGCTGCTCGTCATCACGGCCGTGATGATGCACGCGTTCTGGAAGGAGACCGACCCCATGGCCAAGCAGATGGAGATGGTCGCCTTCAACAAGGACATCGCGCTCGCCGGCGCGGCGCTGTTCCTCTGGGTCTACTTCCACTTCGACCTGGTTCCGTGGACCATCACCGGCCCGCTCTTCGACGCCTACTGA